The genomic DNA TATCCCAGACGACACGGCCATCATCCGCCTTTATCTGCTTGTAATCAGGCGCTGCAATAAGCCCTCTCTTTGCTTCCTCGAAATCACGCGTATCATCAAAAGGTAACGATTCTCGCCGCTCCTTCTGTACTTCAACAGTGTATTTTGAAGGCGCTTTTCCTTTTGGGTCAAAATGCCTCGAAGGGTCCGCCTTGATAATTTCACCGCCCCCCGCCGCCAGCGCCTGTCCGACCAATCCAGTAACCAGCACAATCGCCGACACCGCGACACTAATCATCCTTGCTTTCATGTGTAACCCTCTCTGTCATTGGCATCTTGAAAACCCTAAAATCCCAAATAAAAATTAGGTGATACCATTCCATAACCCACCCAGCAATGGCGCTCATCACACTTTTCATTTCAGTAAAATATCAGCACAAAAATCGCATCTTTACTGACAATCACACCAATCCAGTTACGCCACAAGACAAAAGCAAACAATTTAATTGTTCATTATTGCGATAACCCGCCCCAAGCCGACACAATAGTTTATTTATATGAATACTAGATAACAGGCTCAACGACACCACGCCCCATACACGCTCTCTCGACTCAGCGAACAACCTCACTTTGACCAAGACAAGCATCCCAATTGGGAGCACGCATGCACGCACCCTTCTCACAAGCAACGCCAAAAACATGATCTGGAGCAAGATCTTCGCCATCGCAGACAGCTATTGTGATGCGATGATCCCCCTAAAAGGCACGGACCGAGGAGAAGGGAGAACAACATGGGCAGCATCACATCAGTGCGGGTAGCAACAGACTTTTCAGCAGCGGCCCAGCGGAGCATTGAACGGGCAGCCTTGCTGATCCGCCAACTTGGCATTGCCCATGGCAGTGTTTGCCACGCACTTGATCCTCACTTCATTCGCGCAGTGCGGGATCTTTTACCCGTATTGGCCGAAGTGGAACAGAAGCGTGGTTATGCCGCAGAATCCGGGCTTGAGAAAGCCAGAAGAGCGCTGGAAGACGCCAGCGGCATTCCTTTTGAGCAGATAGTGAAGGAAGGGGATGCTGCCAGTGTTCTGGTCGAGGGAAGCCATCCTGACGAACTGCTGATCATCAGCGCCAAAGGGGAAACCAGCCTGGCCGACGTAGTCATTGGCAGCACCACGGAGCGGGCACTGCGCCGCAGCAGCGGCCCAGTTCTGGTAGTCCAGAATCCCGCCACTCAGCCCTACCAGAAAGTGCTGATCCCCGTGGACTTTACCGAGGACAGCCAGCGAGCGTTAGTACTTGCCCGGGAGCTGGCACCGGATGCAATGCTGCACATCATGCATGTCATCCCGCCTCTGCCTCAGGAGCATGGCCTTCAGGGGGTAATCACTGGCGAGGATATGGCCAAGTACCTGGCGCAAACCGAGCAGCGAGCCATTAACGCCATGGGGAAACTGCTGACGCAATGCAACATCGAACCGGAAAGTGTCACCACCATCATTGAGGACGGTTACACCCCGATGGCCATTAATAAAAAAGCCGTTGGTCTTGGGGTTGACCTGATAGCAATGGGAAAACATGGCGAGACCGCTCTAAGCGATTGGCTACTGGGTAGTACAACCCACTATGTGGTCAACCATAATCACTGCGATCTGCTCGTGGCCAAGGCCTGAGCCCGGCAAGCAGAACCTGGCACAGCCGTGAATTACTACACATCAATCTCATCAAGGTACTCGATACCGGATATATGTCGATGACCGTTGTGCTCCGGTGCTGCCGTAATACTTGTCATGGAGAAATCAGGCTCACAGCCTTGCTGTGGGCAGGGTGATCATATATTTACTGTATTTTAGTATTTTGTGCATGGCAGCCACAAAAAAGCCCCCTTCCCGTTAAGGAAGAGGGCTTTTTGACTGCAACCCAAGCAAGTGAGCCAATGGAAGCAATGTCCAAGAAGCCAATGACAACCAAAAGAAAAATGCTTCTGCTCCACCAGTGTAACCACGGGAACAAAGAAAGCATGTCAATCCAAATGAAAACCACCCTACAAAAATAAGATTTATATATCGCCTTGATAGATGCATTTCTATTCTCACGTTAAAAGCCTTAAACAAGGCTACACCCATTATTCCACAACAAAAAATCAGTCTTATCCTATCGCATCACCCAAACACCAATTCCCGGATAATAAAATCCATGCATAATAATAAAATTCTACACCTTATTGGCATAGATTCTCATGAAACCATCTACTCATTCGCTCATTTGAACATCTGGATTAATCGGAAAATCGGCAAAAATCGGGGGCACGCATTTAATTTATACTCATCTTAGAGCAGCATTTCATACAAACCCTGCATTTTGCCCCGATATCCAGGCGCGCCCTGCTGCCCCAGCAAAGACCTTTATCCTCGCCAAAGATCCGAGGGCAACGGGTTGGAGGCGTTTCCGAGGCTTCATATGGCTAAGCCAGGCCTGCTGATCAATGCCAAGCCTCTCCAGTAAATCCGCTGCCTACCCGGAAATCATGCCTCGCTTATCTATCCGTACAGCCCACCCACGGTCCACTTTAAGCACAACATGGTAGTGATTCGACATCACCGCATAGGCACACAAATCGATGACAAACACCTCGACGAGCAAAGCCAGCCGCAGACAACGGCAGATGCAGTGGTAGTACGAGGGTTCGTCCAGAGAGACCAGAGAATAACGCGCTCGAGTCATGGAGGGCTCCTTGCTTTCCATAACTCAAAGGCTAGAACTAACCATCAGAGATCAGACCAGGAAAACGTAGGATATCTTCCAATTTATGCGCACCCTGTATTCCTAGAGTCGAAATATTGGAGGCTTTAATACGCTAACGCTGCCAGTCCTTCGCGATGCGATCATCGCTTCCCACTAGGGCCGGGAGGGCCTAGTAGCCACAAAAAAGCCCCCTTCCCGTTAAGGAAGGAGGCTTTTCAGAATTCCCTCAGTAGATCAGGGAATCGGCAGGTAGCCGCCGTCCACTTCCTTGGTGACGATGGCCACAGCGTTGTGAGCGTGCAGGCTTTCCAGGTGATTCACCCGGAGCCAGAAGTCCTTGTAACAGCCCTGCGGATTCAGAGCCTGCTTGAGGCGGCGGGCCGCATCTTCACAGAACATCAGGTTCTGACCGTTGAGCAGGGCAAATTCCTGCTCATCCACCCGCTTCACGGCGGTCTGCACCGGGGTTTTCAGGGCCCCTTCGATGGAATCTATCAGCGCGGTGATTGGAAAGGCATCCCCTTCGGTGTGATCCAGCAGGACGCGCACCTGGGCCACGGAACGCTGGCTGTGCGGGGTAGCCAGGATGCCCTCTTCGGTACCCAGCCATTCAAACACCGCCTCCGCATCCACTTTGCCTTCAGCAAAATCACGACGGAACTGTTCCTGGATCAGCTGGCGGGACAGGGCCGCTGAACACGGACAGGTGGAGGAATACGGCACTTCCACGTACATCTCGATACGCATGCCTTCTTCGCACAGGGTGCCCTTGATGCTCACCGGGTAGCTCTTCCAGCCGGAATAGCTGCTCTTCAGGGCCGGGCGGCGCATGGAGTACTCGAAGTCCAGCTGCACAAAGCCACGGGTGCTGAGACCTTCGTGAGTCTGCAGGAAGTTACGCAGCAGCTGTTCAATGGATGCAGCACTGACCGAATGATCGCCAAAGGTCTCTTCCAGCATCAGGAACAGACGGGACATGTGAATACCCTTGGCATCCGGGTTGGACAGGTTCACATAGGCCTGAATGGAGGTGCTTACCGGGCGCTCACCCGCCAGGGTGTCACTGACCCGGGCGGGCAGGTGGATTTCGCTCATGCCGACCCAATCCAGGGTGCTATGGATGTGATCCACCATGGAATTGGACGCGACGTCCGGCATCTGTTTGGTGCCACCGGCACCAGTTTCACGTGTCATGGGATTCTCCATAGGGGCGCACGAGAGGCCATCTTACGGCCCGTCGGGTGAACAAAACGGTAACCCGACCGTCATCGCCCTGACTGACAAGGGGGGCAAGTCTAGCAGAAAGTATCCCGCAAATTGACCATTTGCGGGCGTGGCTTTGGCTATGGGATTGACAGAATAGCCCTATCAGATGGGCTCGTCTGTGCTGCCGACCAGCTCCTGGAAGCGAGCCAGCTCGTGCAGCGGCCGGAACATCTCTTCACTGCGGGCATGGCGACGCAGGGTTTCCGAGGTCTGGATAGCGGTATCCAGGTCGGCCAGCGCATTGTCGATCTCGCCCAGCCCGGCCCAGGCGCAGGCGCGCTGGTACAAGGCATGGGAGTTTTCTTCATCCACTTCCAGCACCCGGTCGCACAGACTCAGGGCCCAGCGCTGCTCGCCCAGCTCCAGGGCCGCATCCGCCTTCCAGGCCAGGGCTTCCGGATCATCCGGGCGCAATTCCAGAATACGGTCATAGAGCTCGATCTTGGCCTGGGCACTGGGCTCCTTGGTGGCCTTCAGCCACAGGCTGTGGATCTCGTTAGTGCGCTCGATCTCTTCCTGGTTTTCGGCAATGGTGAGGGATTTCTTGCGCAGCTCCCGCTCCAGATCCGCCAGGCGTGCCTCATACTCGCTGGTGAGGCGGGCCATTTCCTTTTCCGCGTAGACCCGCACGTTGTCCTTCAGATCACGGATGGTGGACCACCCCACCAGCGCCAGGATGGAGGCGGCACCGGCGATCAGGTAGAAGAAATAGGTCACCGTATTGGTGGCGTAGCCCATGGCCTTGTCCGCCACTTCCAGCTCCCGGTCGGTGACCAGCAGGTTCATCTGGTTACGGTATTCCATCATGTCCTGGCGCAGGTTCCGCAGCTCGCCAAGGATCCAGTTTTCCCGGAACTGGGAAATAACCGGGCCTTTTTCGATTTCGCTTTCGGATTCCGGGCGCGGAGCCTGATCGGTTTCCGCCACCACCATGGGCGCCAGGCCCAGAAACAACACCCCCAGCAAAGCCAGGCGCGCAAGTCGCATTGTCTGCAAGACTCTATCCTCAATCTGTCGACTTACGGTCAAAAACAAGAATCTGAAGGCATCGCTTCAGATCGACGCTATGGTCGCATTAAGCCCCCGTATACGCCACCGCTGTAACCAGTTTCACTGGCAGTAATGATCAGTGGTGACTCAGCGGACGACAAGGCATCAGACCGGATTAAAGAAAGGATAAAGGGGCATATAACAAGGCACCGGGCAAATCCCGTGCAGCCCAGAAAGGACGTGGATTCCGACGATATGGCAGTCTGTTGGCGGGCAGTTACTTTGACTTCTAAATGTTTTATCTCTAAAATAGCTTATCACTTTTCGCAAGGAATTACTTGGCGTTGCCCTGAATGGTGTGGGGTTGAATCCTTACATCTCAAAGGTGATTGCAGACATATTATGTCTAACAACGGTCACATTACTTTGTTATCAAGAGAACTGACGGCAATGGCCAGACACGAAGACGTGCTGATCGCATTAAGACAGATTATTCGCGCCACCGACCTTTACTCACGGAAATTGAGCAAGGTCTCAGGCCTGACTTCGCCGCAACTGCTTATCATGCAGGCGATCTCTGCCCACGGTGAAATCACCATGGGCGACCTGGCCAATGAGGTCTCCCTCAGCCAGGCCACCATTACCACCATTCTGGATCGCCTGGAGAAGCGGGAACTGGTGGAGCGTAAGCGCGGCGAGCAGGACAAGCGCCGGGTATACGCTCACCTGACGCCGGCCGGCGACGATATTATCGACCAGGCCCCCACCCCGCTTCAGGACGAATTCATCGAGCGCTTTGACCGCCTCGAAGATTGGGAGCAATCTTTAATACTGAGCTCCCTGCAACGGGTGGCCGCCATGATGAATGCCGGGGATATCGATGCCTCTCCGGTACTGGATTTGGGCGCAATTGACCGCGCTCAGCCAGCGGTGGACATGAGCAGCCGCCGCGAACGCGAAGCCAACTCTTTCTCTAAAACGGACCAAAAGTGAAATCATGGTTGCAGACAGTGCAAAGAAAACGGACTCATCCACCGATAATCAGGATGACATCACTTTCCGCAAGCCGGAAAGCCAGGACGGCAGCCGGGTGCACAAGCTGATCAGTGAGTGCAAGCCGCTGGACGAGAATTCCGTCTACTGCAACTTGCTGCAGTGCACGCACTTTGCTGATACCTCCGTCGCCGCGGAAATGGATGGCGATCTGGTGGGCTTCATCTCCGGCTACATCCCGCCCAAGCAGCAGAACACCCTGTTTGTCTGGCAGGTGGCCGTGCATGAGAAAGCTCGCGGCAAGGGTCTGGCCAAGCGCATGCTGGCCGAACTGATCGAGCGCGAGGAAAGCAGCGACGTACAGTTCATCGAGACCACCATTACCCCGGACAACGAAGCGTCCTGGGGAATGTTCCGCAGCTTCGCCTACCAGCGCAGCATGCCCACGGAAGAATTCATACTGTTCGATTCGCGCATTCACTTTGCCGGCGAACACAACGACGAATATCTGCTGCGTATCGGGCCATTCAATAGAGACGAAGCCTGAACGACCTGACCAGAACGAAACAAGCACCGAATTCAAGCGAGGAACAGGAATCATGGATACCGACATTTTTGACAGTCACGAATCGGAAGTAATGAGCTATGCACGCAGCTTCCCGGTGGTGTTTGACCAGGCCAAGGGCAGCTACCTGTACGATGAGAACGGCAAGGAATACATCGACTTCCTGGCCGGTGCAGGCACCCTGAACTACGGCCATAACAACCCGGTACTGAAAGAGAAGCTGCTTGAGTACATTCAGCGCGACGGCATCGTTCACGGCCTGGATATGCACACCACCGCCAAGCGTGAATTCATGGATGCTTTCTATGAAGTGATCCTGAAGCCCCGCGATATGGACTACATCATGCAGTTCACCGGCCCCACCGGCACCAATGCGGTGGAAGCGGCGCTGAAGGTTGCCCGTAACATCAAGGGTCGCGAGAACATCATCAGCTTCACCAACGGCTTCCATGGCGTGAGCCTGGGCGCCCTGGCCACCACCGGTAACAGCCACCACCGTGGCGTTGCGGGTGTCACCATGGGCGGTGTAACACCGATGCCATATGATGGCTATCTGGGCGATGCCTTCGACACCACCGAGTACCTGGACAAGGTGCTGGGCGACTCCTCCAGCGGCGTGGACCACCCGGCAGCAGTGATTGTGGAAACCGTACAGGGCGAAGGTGGCATCAATGCAGCCAGTTTCGACTGGCTCCGCAACCTGGAAAAAGTCTGCCGCAAACACGACATGCTGTTGATCCTGGATGATATCCAGGCGGGTTGTGGCCGTACCGGCACCTTCTTCAGCTTCGATGATATCGGCATCACTCCGGACATCATCACCCTGTCCAAGTCTCTGAGTGGTTACGGCCTGCCGTTTGCCATGGTGCTGCTGAAGCCGGAACTGGATCAGTGGAAACCCGGTGAGCACAACGGGACTTTCCGTGGCCACAACCTGGCGTTCGTCACTGCTGCCGCTGCGCTGAATCACTACTGGCGCGACGACAAGTTTGCCAAGGAAGTACAGCGCAAGGCGGACATCATCACCGACCGTTTCCGCGAGATCGCCAACGCCTATGACGACCACTGGTTCTACCTGAACGGTCGCGGCATGATGCAGGGTCTGGTGGCACGCGATGGCGAACTGGCCGGTGAAATCACCAAGGCCTGCTTCAAGCGCCAGCTGGTGATTGAAACCTCCGGTGCCGATGACCAGGTGATCAAGACCCTGTGTCCTCTGACCATTGATGAAGAAGACTTGACTCGCGCGCTGGACATCATCAAGGAAAGCGTTGCCGAAGTCATGACTGACCGCATCAAGCGCGGTGAAGCGCACTCTGTTTCCAGCATTTCTGCCTAACAGGCTGCTTGCTCCCCCGAATCCGGGGGAGCCTTCCTTCTCTCCTCTCCCTTTTTGCTCAGGAGCCACACCATGATCGTTCGTACTCTGGCGGAAGCCGAGAAGTCAGACCGTTGCGTCAAAGCCGAAAACGGCAATTGGCAGTCTGTTCGCCTGTCCCTGAAAGACGACAAGATGGGTCATTCCTTCAACATCACTACCATCTTCAAGGGCACCAAGACCCATATCCACTACAAGAATCACTGGGAATCCGTGTACGTGATTTCCGGCAACGGCAAGATC from Alcanivorax sp. includes the following:
- a CDS encoding universal stress protein, coding for MGSITSVRVATDFSAAAQRSIERAALLIRQLGIAHGSVCHALDPHFIRAVRDLLPVLAEVEQKRGYAAESGLEKARRALEDASGIPFEQIVKEGDAASVLVEGSHPDELLIISAKGETSLADVVIGSTTERALRRSSGPVLVVQNPATQPYQKVLIPVDFTEDSQRALVLARELAPDAMLHIMHVIPPLPQEHGLQGVITGEDMAKYLAQTEQRAINAMGKLLTQCNIEPESVTTIIEDGYTPMAINKKAVGLGVDLIAMGKHGETALSDWLLGSTTHYVVNHNHCDLLVAKA
- the folE2 gene encoding GTP cyclohydrolase FolE2 codes for the protein MTRETGAGGTKQMPDVASNSMVDHIHSTLDWVGMSEIHLPARVSDTLAGERPVSTSIQAYVNLSNPDAKGIHMSRLFLMLEETFGDHSVSAASIEQLLRNFLQTHEGLSTRGFVQLDFEYSMRRPALKSSYSGWKSYPVSIKGTLCEEGMRIEMYVEVPYSSTCPCSAALSRQLIQEQFRRDFAEGKVDAEAVFEWLGTEEGILATPHSQRSVAQVRVLLDHTEGDAFPITALIDSIEGALKTPVQTAVKRVDEQEFALLNGQNLMFCEDAARRLKQALNPQGCYKDFWLRVNHLESLHAHNAVAIVTKEVDGGYLPIP
- a CDS encoding MarR family transcriptional regulator, whose product is MARHEDVLIALRQIIRATDLYSRKLSKVSGLTSPQLLIMQAISAHGEITMGDLANEVSLSQATITTILDRLEKRELVERKRGEQDKRRVYAHLTPAGDDIIDQAPTPLQDEFIERFDRLEDWEQSLILSSLQRVAAMMNAGDIDASPVLDLGAIDRAQPAVDMSSRREREANSFSKTDQK
- the ectA gene encoding diaminobutyrate acetyltransferase, with the protein product MVADSAKKTDSSTDNQDDITFRKPESQDGSRVHKLISECKPLDENSVYCNLLQCTHFADTSVAAEMDGDLVGFISGYIPPKQQNTLFVWQVAVHEKARGKGLAKRMLAELIEREESSDVQFIETTITPDNEASWGMFRSFAYQRSMPTEEFILFDSRIHFAGEHNDEYLLRIGPFNRDEA
- the ectB gene encoding diaminobutyrate--2-oxoglutarate transaminase, with translation MDTDIFDSHESEVMSYARSFPVVFDQAKGSYLYDENGKEYIDFLAGAGTLNYGHNNPVLKEKLLEYIQRDGIVHGLDMHTTAKREFMDAFYEVILKPRDMDYIMQFTGPTGTNAVEAALKVARNIKGRENIISFTNGFHGVSLGALATTGNSHHRGVAGVTMGGVTPMPYDGYLGDAFDTTEYLDKVLGDSSSGVDHPAAVIVETVQGEGGINAASFDWLRNLEKVCRKHDMLLILDDIQAGCGRTGTFFSFDDIGITPDIITLSKSLSGYGLPFAMVLLKPELDQWKPGEHNGTFRGHNLAFVTAAAALNHYWRDDKFAKEVQRKADIITDRFREIANAYDDHWFYLNGRGMMQGLVARDGELAGEITKACFKRQLVIETSGADDQVIKTLCPLTIDEEDLTRALDIIKESVAEVMTDRIKRGEAHSVSSISA
- a CDS encoding ectoine synthase codes for the protein MIVRTLAEAEKSDRCVKAENGNWQSVRLSLKDDKMGHSFNITTIFKGTKTHIHYKNHWESVYVISGNGKIETIADGKVYDLLPGTIYLLDEHDEHWLYGGDEDMVVACAFTPPLSGKEVHDEHGVYPADLD